The DNA window ATCCAGCTCTCAATCTGAAAACCGCCGATATTATCGAAATCCTCCCTGACCATCGGATCTAGGTAGATCTCAGCAGGAGGCCCGTAAATGATATAGACACGCCCCCGATCAGTCTGAGAGCCTCGTAAATTCGACTCGCGGAAGTGCTCTTCGGAGTATTGGAATCGTCTGTCATATTCCTGCTTCACTTCATTCTCAGGTGTGCCGGGCGTTGGATCGAGGTTTGCCCAGAAATCACTGAGAAATCGCTCGACATCTTCTCTTGAGTCGAGCTTTTTCAGTTCGCGGAGCTGTTCGTCGGTAGATATGTGGCGAATTGCCCTCGCAGCCTCATCGCCTAAGGTATCAGCTTCCCGCAATGAAGAAAGGCAGCCATTCAGAAACAAAGCAGGAATCATGCTGTAGATAAGTAGTACAACCGTAGCTGCGCGCGTCATGTGGTTTCTCCGCTGTCTGATCTTGAAAAGCCTACCCCGCGACAACCTGCCAAGCCCCCCACTTGTGTTCCAGCCGGATCAACAACTGAATCTTAGATCGTAGGAATAGGATAATAGCGTATTGCGTTGATGTCAAGGTGGAAACTACAGATTGACATCACTTTTTTCTATGCGACAATCTGTATTGAAGATATCAGTCATTCATCAGGAAGACGGACTGCGGATAATAAGCGGCGCGGCTGCGTGAGAGACGCATGCGGATCAGCTCATCGAGAAAGCCGTTCTTGTCATCGGAAGGCACATCCTGCGACAGGATATCCAGCGAGATTCTTATGCCGAGATAGCGGCAGGGGAACGAATAGCAGAGTGTGTGCGGCGGCAGAAGATAGCCGGACTTCATTAGATGGCTCACTTCGGACTGCGTATAGACCGGCAGAGTGATATGAGCCTCACCACCTGTGCGGCTGAT is part of the Candidatus Zixiibacteriota bacterium genome and encodes:
- a CDS encoding GWxTD domain-containing protein codes for the protein MTRAATVVLLIYSMIPALFLNGCLSSLREADTLGDEAARAIRHISTDEQLRELKKLDSREDVERFLSDFWANLDPTPGTPENEVKQEYDRRFQYSEEHFRESNLRGSQTDRGRVYIIYGPPAEIYLDPMVREDFDNIGGFQIESWMTEQSEPEFKMFRIRSVIVWEYDRPASRGKTTSVFSRYSSSKLTFVFADFDGYGAYTQVYSTAEGEIDDTRLMMGPVGPKQSQWKADPHR